A window of the Lagopus muta isolate bLagMut1 chromosome 1, bLagMut1 primary, whole genome shotgun sequence genome harbors these coding sequences:
- the ATP5PF gene encoding ATP synthase-coupling factor 6, mitochondrial isoform X1 — MRAASRPKVTEVPQSKIVGAVMILHQILRLSSLFRSAVSVHLRRNIGFSAIAFNKAKELDPVQKLFLDKIREYNTKSKQAGGPVDVGPEFQKDMNESLARLQRMYGEGDLTKFPEFKFEEPNFEETPK, encoded by the exons ATGCGCGCTGCGTCCCGCCCCAAGGTGACTGAGGTTCCGCAAAG taaaatcgTCGGCGCCGTCATGATCCTGCATCAGATCCTGCgactttcttccctttttcgCTCCGCTGTCTCCGTTCACCTGCGGAGAAACATCGGTTTCTCTGCCATTGCCTTTAATAAGGCAAAAGAGCTCGATCCGGTTCAGAAGCTCTTCCTGGACAAGATCAGGGAGTACAACACAAAAAGCAA gCAAGCTGGAGGGCCTGTTGATGTAGGCCCCGAGTTTCAGAAAGACATGAATGAATCACTTGCCAGGCTTCAGAGGATGTATGGAGAGGGAGATCTAACCAAGTTTCCAGAATTCAAATTTGAGG
- the ATP5PF gene encoding ATP synthase-coupling factor 6, mitochondrial isoform X2, with protein sequence MILHQILRLSSLFRSAVSVHLRRNIGFSAIAFNKAKELDPVQKLFLDKIREYNTKSKQAGGPVDVGPEFQKDMNESLARLQRMYGEGDLTKFPEFKFEEPNFEETPK encoded by the exons ATGATCCTGCATCAGATCCTGCgactttcttccctttttcgCTCCGCTGTCTCCGTTCACCTGCGGAGAAACATCGGTTTCTCTGCCATTGCCTTTAATAAGGCAAAAGAGCTCGATCCGGTTCAGAAGCTCTTCCTGGACAAGATCAGGGAGTACAACACAAAAAGCAA gCAAGCTGGAGGGCCTGTTGATGTAGGCCCCGAGTTTCAGAAAGACATGAATGAATCACTTGCCAGGCTTCAGAGGATGTATGGAGAGGGAGATCTAACCAAGTTTCCAGAATTCAAATTTGAGG